The stretch of DNA ttatatatatcaaaatatgatttattaaaattgttattttttatattcatctaTGTAAAGATATATGTATCGGCATTAAAAAaccatttaattttttaattataaaatttgatTTCCCGTTATTAAAGGATTATTGTATAAAAATAGattaagatatatatatatatatatatatatatatatgtttatttaaattgaattttttcttttttcttttttcttttttcttttttcttttttcttttttcttgttttttttttttttttttttgttatttttttataaattaaaataatgaatattaagaaaagaaataaatatgaaaaacatGAATTAATGCCATTACCATTAGAAAAATCTGAGTTACTTATTgaaaatatacataatttaaaaaattgtttaaatttatatagaaaagaaattcaagaaaaaaataagtttattaatgatttaaaaaataacttgaatttttatgattgtattttaaaaaatattaatattgtatggagaatatttaataatgatttactaaatttaatagataaaaaaaaggaaggtGATAATAACATTTTGGTTGAGTCTCCttattataatattgaaGAATTTCTcactatatttttaaaatatgtgaATAATAATGACTTAGATGATGAAAATGATgagtttttaaataaaacattATCTGACTATGATGATGATAATAGtgctatatatattaaaacgaaaaaaataaaattaaatgatttatCAAATAACAattctattaaaaatgaaaaaaatgaaaatttagaaaattgtGTAGATTTcccaaaaaatgaaaataatagtgTTAAGAAAGATATACCTGATGAAATTGTGAAAGATATGGTAGTAAAAGAAGATAACagcgaaaaaaaaaaggatgatattataaaagtggttaataaagaagaaaacaagaaaaatattaatgatataaataatgaagaagaaaatgaaaaaatagtGAAAACTACTAATTATGACGAATTAGGtcatataaaaaaggaaattttgAATAACGAAGATTTTAGTAAAACGAATGAAACAGagatagataaaaatataaataataataataaaaggaATTTATGCaatgatataaatgaagCAAAAAGGATCTGTTTAAATTCTCAAGAGAATATATTCTTGGGAAATGAGGATTCTATATCGGTATGTTTAAATAATGATGTAAtagaaaaaaggaaaaaagaaaaagataaagttaatagtacaaaaaaaaaaaaagaaaaaaatgaaattatagaTGATATTCGTAAAGATAACtttgaagaaaaattaaaaaatttttttgtagaaaacttaaaaaatacCCTaagttatattaataaaattataaatttgaaAAGTACTGACTTAAATTACAATTTAGAATACatcagaaaaataaaatatgaaaaaagtcTTTACTATGAAAAATATgttgatgaaaaaaaaaaaaataatgaattgcAAAATAATTGTGAAAgtttaaaaattgaaattgacagattagaaaaaaaaagttcctctttattatttaagttAAACAAAGAAGATATTTGTAAGAATATTTTAGAAGAAAAGATAGACAAAAATGAAGATATGAATTAttcaaaaatagaaaataatgaaagtaATAAGATGACTTCTAATAATCATTATGACTTAAATTGTTATGATAAAGATACGCATcacttaaaaaataataattttgttaataatagtaataaaaatgataataataatgataataataataatgatgaacaaaataatgttaataatgataatgttGCTGAAtcgaaaatatttttaaatttagaaaaaataataacaaaagaaaaaattatacaaagTGAgccatttaaaaatttaataagtGAGTCAActgaaatttataataaact from Plasmodium relictum strain SGS1 genome assembly, chromosome: 11 encodes:
- the TEX1 gene encoding trophozoite exported protein 1, putative, producing MNIKKRNKYEKHELMPLPLEKSELLIENIHNLKNCLNLYRKEIQEKNKFINDLKNNLNFYDCILKNINIVWRIFNNDLLNLIDKKKEGDNNILVESPYYNIEEFLTIFLKYVNNNDLDDENDEFLNKTLSDYDDDNSAIYIKTKKIKLNDLSNNNSIKNEKNENLENCVDFPKNENNSVKKDIPDEIVKDMVVKEDNSEKKKDDIIKVVNKEENKKNINDINNEEENEKIVKTTNYDELGHIKKEILNNEDFSKTNETEIDKNINNNNKRNLCNDINEAKRICLNSQENIFLGNEDSISVCLNNDVIEKRKKEKDKVNSTKKKKEKNEIIDDIRKDNFEEKLKNFFVENLKNTLSYINKIINLKSTDLNYNLEYIRKIKYEKSLYYEKYVDEKKKNNELQNNCESLKIEIDRLEKKSSSLLFKLNKEDICKNILEEKIDKNEDMNYSKIENNESNKMTSNNHYDLNCYDKDTHHLKNNNFVNNSNKNDNNNDNNNNDEQNNVNNDNVAESKIFLNLEKIITKEKIIQSEPFKNLISESTEIYNKLKEKENEIIILKKEIIKMENFRDEEYENLLNETIKDKKSLTDKIKELEVDIATYKLDKEKIESKVKVMEYEVGVLKNIDKKQTMQLQQKESEILKMKLQLDKFKILENTLRDKVAFLEKEKDDLLNSTRVLEEENLESKKKHILNNSDYSVIINEDDDKNITMNERKDILHKDEETHENENIKKEEKSKSFLRCHIGSNKNENFSESQGNMGSVDDYMLKYDELLLENKNLRRKLEKKKDVEEELMNLKKNYDAISEEIEEITKEFEKKQEQVDEMIMQIKNKELESLEKYNNKVNKAYVEEKLKQLEISYQDKMSCINSIYEKYEKFVNLYLTLFFHARKNAVISDSAREEQMSIFIKLKQKYEHIFQKKNEISNILKNVYDCNKKLIEQCKALYKENENLQNTLSNQISISKDISKKDNHLLIEENDELRRRLICSVCMENFRNYIIIKCGHIYCENCIFNNIKTRNRKCPQCKIPFDKKDLQKIFLD